The following are encoded together in the Halomonas halophila genome:
- the minC gene encoding septum site-determining protein MinC translates to MSLKVDRDGMAFTFKGGMLPMTVMELTSADPERIREQLAGKLSQSPAFFQHTPVVLSVEQLDEPHLALERICAVCRAHKLLPVAVRGGADPVKQSSWALGLGWFPPQEAGRPRTLESVPVGDDAPAAEAPIADEPAPSTGAVGRIYRGTVRSGQQVTAPEGDLVVVGAVNAGAEVLAGGSVHVYGALRGRALAGIHGDAGAAIFCRELRAELLSVAGNYKRLEDIDPRLLGTGVQVRLNDDQLGIAPLD, encoded by the coding sequence ATGAGCCTCAAAGTGGACAGGGATGGGATGGCTTTCACCTTCAAGGGCGGCATGCTGCCGATGACGGTCATGGAACTGACCAGCGCCGACCCCGAACGCATTCGCGAACAGCTTGCCGGCAAGCTCAGCCAGTCACCCGCTTTCTTCCAGCATACCCCGGTGGTGCTCAGCGTCGAGCAGCTCGACGAGCCGCATCTGGCGCTCGAGCGGATCTGCGCCGTGTGCCGGGCCCACAAGCTGCTGCCGGTGGCGGTGCGGGGCGGTGCCGACCCCGTCAAGCAATCGTCCTGGGCGCTGGGGCTCGGCTGGTTCCCGCCCCAGGAAGCCGGGCGACCGCGCACCCTGGAGAGCGTGCCCGTCGGCGACGACGCTCCGGCGGCCGAGGCGCCCATCGCGGACGAGCCGGCACCGTCGACCGGCGCGGTGGGGCGCATCTATCGCGGCACCGTGCGTTCCGGACAGCAGGTCACCGCGCCCGAGGGTGATCTGGTGGTGGTAGGCGCGGTCAACGCCGGCGCCGAGGTGCTGGCCGGCGGCAGCGTCCATGTCTACGGGGCCCTGCGCGGTCGGGCCCTGGCCGGCATCCATGGCGATGCCGGGGCGGCGATCTTCTGTCGCGAGCTGCGCGCCGAGCTGCTCTCGGTGGCCGGCAACTACAAGCGGCTCGAGGATATCGATCCCCGGCTGCTGGGCACCGGGGTGCAGGTGCGCCTGAACGACGACCAGCTGGGCATCGCCCCGCTGGACTGA
- the minD gene encoding septum site-determining protein MinD, producing MAKIIVVTSGKGGVGKTTSAAAIATGLALRGQKTAVIDFDVGLRNLDLIMGCERRVVYDLVNVIQGEAGLNQALIRDKRVDNLHILPASQTRDKDALTLEGVETVLNTLNKDFDYIVCDSPAGIERGAQLAMYFADEAIVVTNPEVSSVRDSDRILGLLASKTRRAERGEEPIKEHLLITRYNPNRVDSGDMLNLEDIQEILAIKLVGLIPESEAVLRASNQGVPVTHDDQSDAGQAYSDTVARLMEEDVPLRFHQYQKKGLLSRMFGGNRR from the coding sequence TTGGCCAAGATCATCGTTGTGACCTCCGGCAAGGGTGGGGTCGGCAAGACAACCAGTGCGGCCGCCATCGCGACGGGCCTGGCGCTGCGGGGCCAGAAGACCGCCGTCATCGACTTCGACGTGGGGCTGCGTAACCTCGACCTGATCATGGGCTGCGAGCGGCGCGTGGTCTATGACCTGGTCAACGTCATCCAGGGCGAGGCCGGGCTCAACCAGGCGCTGATCCGTGACAAGCGGGTCGACAACCTGCATATCCTGCCGGCCTCCCAGACCCGCGACAAGGACGCCCTGACGCTGGAAGGCGTCGAGACCGTGCTCAACACGCTGAACAAGGACTTCGACTACATCGTCTGCGATTCTCCGGCGGGCATCGAGCGCGGCGCCCAGCTGGCCATGTACTTCGCCGACGAGGCGATCGTGGTCACCAACCCCGAGGTGTCCTCGGTGCGTGACTCCGACCGCATCCTCGGGCTGCTGGCCTCCAAGACCCGGCGCGCCGAACGCGGCGAGGAGCCAATCAAGGAGCACCTGCTGATCACCCGCTACAACCCGAACCGGGTGGACAGCGGCGACATGCTCAACCTCGAGGACATCCAGGAGATCCTGGCCATCAAGCTGGTCGGCCTGATCCCCGAGTCCGAGGCGGTGCTACGGGCCTCGAACCAGGGCGTGCCGGTCACCCACGACGATCAGAGCGACGCGGGCCAGGCCTATTCCGACACCGTGGCCCGCCTCATGGAAGAAGACGTGCCGCTGCGCTTCCACCAGTATCAGAAGAAAGGGCTGCTCAGCCGCATGTTCGGAGGAAATCGCCGGTGA
- the minE gene encoding cell division topological specificity factor MinE: protein MKLLEFLKRERKKSASVAKERLQIIVAHERSQRGQPDYMPMLEQELLEVIRRYVQVDDEAVNISLDSEDNCSVLELNVTLPRG, encoded by the coding sequence GTGAAGCTACTCGAATTCCTGAAGCGCGAGCGCAAGAAATCCGCCTCCGTCGCCAAGGAGCGGTTGCAGATCATCGTCGCGCACGAGCGCAGCCAGCGCGGCCAGCCGGACTACATGCCGATGCTCGAGCAGGAGCTGCTGGAGGTGATTCGCCGCTACGTCCAGGTCGACGATGAAGCGGTCAACATCTCCCTCGACAGCGAGGACAACTGTTCCGTGCTGGAGCTCAACGTCACCCTGCCACGGGGCTGA